In Acinetobacter pittii, one genomic interval encodes:
- a CDS encoding HIT domain-containing protein, whose translation MFSLHPQLAQDTFFVGDFPLSTCRLMNDMQFPWLILIPRVPGITELYELSQADQEQFLRESSWLSSQLSRVFRADKMNVAALGNMVPQLHFHHVVRYQNDVAWPKPVWGTPAVPYTNDVLAHMRQTLMLALRGQGDMPFDWRMD comes from the coding sequence ATGTTTAGTTTGCATCCACAACTTGCTCAAGATACTTTTTTTGTAGGCGATTTTCCGCTTTCAACATGTCGTTTAATGAATGATATGCAATTCCCTTGGCTGATTTTAATCCCTCGTGTGCCGGGAATCACAGAATTATATGAGTTGAGCCAAGCCGACCAAGAACAGTTTTTGCGCGAATCAAGTTGGTTATCTAGCCAGCTATCTCGTGTATTCCGTGCTGATAAAATGAATGTTGCAGCCTTAGGGAATATGGTGCCTCAATTGCATTTCCATCATGTTGTACGTTATCAGAATGATGTTGCATGGCCTAAACCAGTTTGGGGTACACCAGCTGTTCCATATACAAATGATGTGCTGGCTCATATGCGTCAAACCCTTATGCTTGCGCTACGTGGTCAAGGCGACATGCCTTTTGATTGGCGCATGGACTAA
- the mfd gene encoding transcription-repair coupling factor codes for MFQQEISQLNLQQLKAGEKRWVGSLLGSSAALLFKEIAIQHSSLLVVVARNNQHVAQLESELEFYGIKPTIFPDWEILPYDRLSPHQDIVSERLAILSNMPQKGVLLISASTLAQRVAPYSWVLGEHFDIHVGQKFDLEQQKLRLVQAGYHLVDTVYDHGEFAVRGSIMDIFASGQDAPIRIDLFDDEIDTLKFFDPETQRTTTTLKSFTVLPAKEFPLKEARSIFRDRYSELFPTANPKKNPIYQDVLDGIASPGIEFYLPLFFDKAQMQAQSTLTTYLPKNCIVITTSDVDTDLTSFWKEVFRRYEDRRHNADQPILPPDELFIAPNHLLSALNQFPRMLVSAEPVEEKAGALNLKVEQPPKLAVDPKKEKPFAVVKKYIDEANHPVLLVAESAGRRESLRDGLRASLGDIPSVDSFEQFQKSQFAIAITNAPLDRGLLLTDQLSVISENQLYEHRVVQRRRKRQQEVSEEFLIRSLTELSIGAPVVHIDHGVGRYAGLITLAIEGQDYEFLQLDYAEEAKVYVPVTNLHLISRYSGGDPDLAPLHKIGTDAWSKAKRKALEQIHDVAAELLHIQARRQSKPGFGFEIDQSLYMQFASGFAYEETLDQANAIEATLYDMQQAKPMDRLVCGDVGFGKTEVAMRAAFVAVQNGKQVAVLVPTTLLAQQHYESFKDRFADWPVRIEVLSRFGSNKTHTKNIEDLAEGKVDIVVGTHKLLQENVQFKDLGLMVVDEEHRFGVRDKERIKALRADVDMLTLTATPIPRTLNMAFSGMRDLSIIATPPARRLAVKTFVQEHTEASIKEAILRELLRGGQVYFLHNEVDTIERAAENIRVLVPEARVAVAHGQMRERELEQVMQQFYHKEYNVLVCSTIIETGIDVPNANTILIERADKLGLAQLHQLRGRVGRSHHQAYAYLLVPSIKHLKGDAEKRLDAIQRASTLGAGFMLATEDLEIRGAGELLGEQQSGSMQAIGYSLYMEMLEKATKAIQQGKTPNFDAPLSLTAEINLHIPALIPDDYLGDVHQRLLFYKRISNTDTQEKLDNIRMELIDRFGVPPQSVKHLFSVHQIRLKAEQLGITKIDINTQGGNIEFSPDTPVQAISIIQLMQKHPTYYRMEGGQRLKVMVQLEEQEKRIQFINDLLAKLLNELHA; via the coding sequence ATGTTTCAACAAGAAATCTCTCAATTGAATTTACAACAGCTCAAAGCCGGTGAAAAGCGTTGGGTAGGGTCGTTATTAGGTTCATCTGCTGCATTATTATTCAAAGAAATTGCTATTCAGCATTCATCTTTACTCGTGGTGGTGGCTCGAAATAACCAACATGTTGCTCAGTTAGAAAGTGAACTTGAATTTTATGGCATAAAACCGACAATTTTCCCTGATTGGGAAATTTTGCCGTATGACCGTTTGTCACCTCATCAAGATATTGTTTCGGAACGTCTCGCAATTTTATCTAATATGCCGCAAAAGGGTGTCTTGCTCATTTCAGCGAGTACTTTAGCTCAGAGAGTTGCACCATATTCTTGGGTTTTAGGTGAGCATTTTGATATTCATGTGGGGCAAAAATTTGATTTAGAACAACAGAAGTTACGGTTAGTACAAGCAGGCTATCATTTAGTAGACACGGTTTATGATCACGGTGAGTTTGCTGTACGTGGCAGCATTATGGATATTTTTGCATCTGGTCAGGATGCGCCTATCCGTATTGACCTGTTTGATGATGAAATTGATACATTAAAATTCTTTGATCCAGAAACGCAAAGAACCACCACAACTTTAAAAAGTTTTACAGTTCTTCCAGCGAAAGAGTTCCCTTTAAAAGAAGCTCGTTCGATTTTCAGAGACCGTTACTCTGAACTTTTTCCGACTGCAAATCCTAAGAAAAACCCCATTTATCAAGATGTTCTTGATGGAATTGCATCTCCGGGAATTGAGTTTTATTTACCATTATTTTTTGATAAAGCTCAAATGCAAGCTCAAAGTACACTGACAACGTATTTACCAAAGAATTGCATTGTAATTACAACTAGTGATGTGGACACTGATTTAACCAGTTTTTGGAAAGAAGTTTTCCGTAGATATGAAGATAGACGTCATAACGCTGATCAGCCAATTCTACCTCCTGATGAATTATTTATTGCGCCAAACCACTTGCTTAGTGCTTTAAATCAGTTCCCACGTATGCTTGTGAGTGCTGAGCCAGTTGAAGAAAAAGCTGGAGCTTTAAATCTCAAAGTTGAACAACCTCCTAAGCTGGCAGTAGATCCGAAAAAAGAAAAACCATTTGCGGTAGTTAAAAAATATATTGATGAAGCGAACCATCCAGTTTTATTGGTTGCAGAAAGTGCTGGTCGTCGTGAAAGTTTAAGAGATGGTTTACGTGCCAGTCTGGGAGATATTCCTAGCGTAGATAGTTTTGAACAGTTCCAGAAAAGTCAGTTTGCGATTGCGATTACTAATGCGCCATTAGACCGTGGTTTGCTTTTAACCGATCAATTGTCTGTTATTTCTGAAAATCAGTTATATGAGCACCGGGTAGTCCAACGTCGTCGTAAACGTCAGCAAGAAGTTTCAGAAGAGTTCTTAATTCGTAGTTTGACCGAATTAAGTATTGGCGCTCCTGTTGTTCATATTGACCATGGTGTAGGGCGTTATGCTGGGTTAATTACTTTAGCAATTGAAGGGCAAGATTATGAATTCTTGCAATTAGACTATGCTGAAGAGGCAAAAGTTTATGTGCCTGTGACTAACTTGCATCTTATTAGCCGTTACAGTGGTGGAGATCCGGACTTAGCACCATTACATAAAATTGGAACTGATGCGTGGAGTAAAGCAAAACGTAAAGCTTTAGAACAAATTCATGATGTTGCAGCAGAGTTGTTACATATACAAGCACGTCGGCAGTCAAAACCTGGTTTTGGCTTTGAAATAGATCAGTCGCTTTATATGCAATTTGCGAGCGGATTTGCGTATGAAGAAACCCTTGATCAGGCCAATGCTATTGAAGCGACGCTTTATGATATGCAACAAGCTAAACCGATGGACCGACTTGTTTGTGGGGATGTTGGTTTTGGTAAAACTGAAGTTGCGATGCGTGCAGCATTTGTTGCCGTGCAAAATGGTAAACAGGTTGCTGTTTTAGTACCGACGACATTGCTTGCTCAACAGCATTATGAGTCTTTTAAAGATCGTTTTGCTGACTGGCCTGTTCGTATTGAAGTGCTCTCACGCTTTGGTTCAAATAAAACGCATACGAAAAATATTGAAGACCTTGCTGAGGGCAAAGTCGATATTGTGGTAGGCACCCATAAACTTTTACAAGAAAATGTACAGTTTAAAGATCTAGGCTTAATGGTGGTTGACGAAGAACACCGTTTTGGAGTGCGTGATAAAGAGCGTATTAAAGCATTACGCGCAGATGTAGATATGTTGACGCTTACAGCTACACCAATCCCACGAACTTTAAATATGGCTTTTTCGGGAATGCGTGATTTATCTATCATTGCTACACCGCCAGCCCGTCGTTTAGCTGTTAAAACCTTTGTACAAGAACATACCGAAGCATCTATTAAAGAAGCGATTTTGCGTGAATTACTACGTGGGGGCCAAGTATATTTCTTGCACAATGAAGTTGATACGATTGAAAGAGCTGCTGAAAATATTCGTGTGCTTGTGCCCGAAGCTCGTGTGGCAGTGGCTCACGGACAAATGAGGGAAAGAGAACTTGAGCAAGTCATGCAACAGTTCTATCACAAAGAATACAATGTATTGGTATGTTCAACCATTATTGAAACCGGTATTGATGTTCCAAATGCCAACACTATTTTGATCGAAAGGGCTGACAAACTTGGTCTAGCTCAATTACATCAACTGCGTGGCCGTGTGGGGCGGTCACATCACCAAGCTTATGCTTATTTATTAGTTCCTTCGATAAAGCATCTAAAAGGTGATGCTGAAAAACGTCTTGATGCAATCCAACGTGCTTCAACTCTTGGTGCTGGTTTCATGTTGGCTACAGAAGATTTAGAAATTCGCGGCGCAGGCGAGCTTTTAGGCGAGCAGCAAAGTGGTTCAATGCAGGCAATTGGTTATAGCTTGTATATGGAAATGCTTGAAAAAGCTACTAAGGCGATTCAACAAGGGAAAACGCCGAATTTTGATGCACCTTTATCATTAACAGCAGAAATTAATTTACACATTCCTGCACTGATTCCAGATGATTATTTAGGTGATGTGCATCAGCGTTTATTATTCTATAAGCGTATTAGTAATACAGATACCCAAGAAAAACTCGACAATATCCGTATGGAACTGATTGACCGTTTTGGAGTTCCACCGCAATCAGTTAAACACTTATTTAGTGTTCACCAAATTCGACTGAAAGCTGAACAGCTAGGTATTACTAAAATCGATATTAATACCCAAGGTGGCAATATTGAATTCTCGCCTGATACACCTGTTCAGGCCATTAGTATTATTCAACTCATGCAAAAGCATCCAACCTATTATCGTATGGAAGGTGGTCAGCGCTTAAAAGTGATGGTTCAGCTTGAAGAACAGGAAAAACGAATTCAATTTATTAATGATTTGTTAGCGAAATTATTGAATGAATTACATGCTTAA
- a CDS encoding Dyp-type peroxidase → MRIQPVTSAPGENALFIVLGLAQGDSVIEKVKDFAANFSALTRSLFNRYPDSKFNATLGFSSNAWDILFPEQTKPQELQPFQEIRGPKYTAVSTPGDLFFHIRADRQTLCYELGNIINQQLGKVTYPIDEVHGFRYFDGRAIIGFVDGTENPEPVIAAQWALVGDEDPDFMGGSYAFIQKYMHDMDKWRSLTDEEQEKVIGRKKFNDVELSDDEKPLTAHNVVSKAHDAEGNELKIMRANMPFSNPSRNEYGTFFIGYSRKFSTTRQMLENMFLGNEQGNLDRLLDFSTAQTGTLFFVPTVDFLDDLGDE, encoded by the coding sequence ATGAGAATTCAACCTGTAACGAGTGCTCCCGGTGAAAATGCATTATTTATTGTGTTGGGGCTGGCTCAAGGTGATTCTGTAATAGAAAAAGTAAAAGATTTTGCTGCTAATTTTTCAGCATTAACTCGAAGTCTCTTTAATCGTTATCCGGATAGTAAATTTAATGCTACTTTAGGTTTTAGCTCAAATGCATGGGATATTTTATTTCCAGAGCAAACAAAGCCCCAAGAGTTACAACCATTTCAAGAAATTAGAGGTCCGAAATATACGGCTGTTTCAACTCCAGGGGATTTATTTTTTCATATTCGTGCTGATCGCCAGACTTTATGTTATGAGCTGGGTAATATAATTAATCAACAGCTTGGTAAAGTAACGTATCCAATTGATGAAGTTCATGGCTTCCGTTATTTTGACGGACGGGCAATTATTGGCTTTGTGGATGGGACTGAGAACCCTGAACCCGTTATTGCAGCGCAGTGGGCATTGGTCGGTGATGAAGATCCTGATTTTATGGGCGGAAGTTATGCTTTTATCCAAAAATATATGCATGATATGGATAAATGGCGTTCATTAACCGATGAAGAGCAAGAAAAAGTGATTGGCCGTAAAAAGTTCAATGATGTTGAGCTCAGCGATGATGAAAAACCTTTAACTGCTCATAATGTTGTAAGTAAAGCTCACGATGCAGAAGGCAATGAACTTAAAATTATGCGAGCTAATATGCCTTTTTCGAATCCTTCTAGAAATGAATATGGCACGTTCTTTATTGGCTACTCGCGTAAATTTAGTACCACCCGACAAATGCTTGAAAATATGTTCTTAGGAAATGAGCAAGGTAATCTTGACCGATTACTTGATTTTAGTACTGCCCAAACGGGAACTCTATTTTTCGTACCAACTGTGGATTTTCTGGATGATTTAGGTGATGAGTAA